A region of the Microbacterium hydrocarbonoxydans genome:
ATCACCGCGGTGATGACGCCCATGATGATGGCGATCGTGGCGGCGTAGTTGAACTGCTGACCTGCGAACGACAGGTTGTAGGCGTACATGTTCGGCGTGAAGTACGTCGTGATCACGTTCGGGGCCAGCGGGCGCAGGATGTTGGGCTCGTTGAAGAGCTGGAAGCTGCCGATGATCGAGAAGATCGTGGCGATCACGAGGGCACCGCGCACCGAGGGATCTTGATCGAGAAGATCGTGCGCCAGCCCCGGCGCCGTCGAGCGACGCCGCCTCGTACATGTCGGTGGGGATCGTCTTCAGCGAGGAGTAGAAGATCAGCATGTTGTAGCCGACGAACTGCCAGGTCACGATGTTGCCGATCGAGACGAGGATCCACTCGCGGCGAACGGGGTGATGAGGTCGCTGCCGAGGAAGTCGTTGAAGTTCGAGGTGAGACCGAACTGGTCGCCGTAGATGTATCCCCACATGAGCACCGCGACGACCGCGGGCACCGCGTACGGCAGGAAGATGAGGATCCGGAAGAAGGATGCTCCGCGCAGCCGGGCGCTGTCCAGCGCGAGCGCCGCGGCGAGGGCGAGGGCGAGCATGATCGGCACCTGGACGACGAGGAAGAGCACGACGCGGCCGAACGCCTCCCAGAACTGCGGGTCGGTGAGCGCGCGGACGTAGTTGTCGAACCCGACGAACGCGGTGCCGCCGATCAGCTTCTCCTGGAAGAAGCTGAGGTAGAGCGCGTAGGCGAGCGGTGTCAGGAACACCAGCGCGAAGACGACCATGAACGGGCCGACGAAGGCCCATCCTCTCCAGTCGCGCTTCTCGTGCCGGCGGATGCCGTGGTCCGCCAGGGCGGTGGAATCTTGAGTCGTCATCGACGAGAACCTTCTTAGAGATCGAGCGCTCACGGCGCCGTGTGTCAACGTCAACATATTCGATGCGCTGCTAGTGTGTCAACGTCAACACATGAATGGATGATTGATCGTGACTTCGGAACAGCCGGCAGAGCCGCCGCAGCGACGGCGTGACCCCTCGATGGAGGACGTCGCCCGCGAGGCCGGCGTCTCCGGGCAGACCGTCTCGCGGGTCGTGAACGCGCGGGGCTATGTCGGAGCGGCGACCAGAGAGCGCGTCGAGGTCGCCATGCAGCGTCTCGGCTACCGGCCGAACAGCGCGGCGCGAGCACTGCGCTCCGGGCGCTTCCGTGCGATCGGCGTCATCATGTTCTCCTTCAGCTCCTACGGCAACCAGCGCACGCTCGACGCGATCGCCGTGCGCGCCTCGCAGATGGGCTACGCCCTCACGCTCATCCCGGTCGAGTCGAGCGCCCGCGACACCGTCGCCGGGGCGTTCCGGCGACTCGAGGAGCATGCGGTCGACGGCATCATCATCGTGATCGAGGCGCATCAGCTCGACGAGGCCGAGGTCGAGATCCCCGACGGATTGCCCGTCGTGCTGGTCGACTCGAACCGCGGCGCGGCGCATCCGTTCGTCGACACGGATCAGGCCCAGGGAGCGCGACTCGCGACCGAGCATCTGCTCGACCTCGGACACGAGACGGTCTGGCACGTCGCGGGACCTGCGAAGTCGTACTCCGCCGAGCGACGACGCGAGTCGTGGCGGCTGACGCTCGAGTCGCGCGGACTCGCCGCACCCGAGCCGCTGCAGGGGGACTGGTCCGCCGAGTCCGGATACCGTGCGGGTCTCCGCCTCCGCGAGGACGACAGCGTGACCGCGGTGTTCGCCGCCAACGATCAGATGGCGATCGGGGTGGTGCGGGCCTTCCGCGAGGCTGGGAAGGACATCCCCGGGGACGTCAGCGTGGTCGGGTTCGACGGACTGCCGGATGCCGCGCAGCTGTGGCCGCCGCTGACCACGGTGCAGCAGCATCCCGAGCGGGTCGGAGCCCTGGCGGTCGATGTGCTGCTGTAGAGCTCGACGGCGGCGAGCGCGGTCAGACTCCGCTCGTGGGCACCGAGCTCATCGTGCGCGAGAGCACGGCGGCGCCGCGAGACGCCCGCTGACGGCGAGATGCGGGATCAGTCGCGGAGAGGGACCTCGTCGGTGTCCGTTCGCCGTCGCACCATGGACTCCGCCGGGATCCCTCGCGAGAACAGTATGGACAGCAGGCTGATGAGGATCAGACCGACGAAGGCGACCCGCAGCGAGGAGAGCTGCGACTCGCGGTAGATCTCTGCGAGCTCATCGGATTCCTCGTCCGTGAGGCCGGCTTCTGCCCCGAGCTGAGCGACATCCGCCGCGGGGATGACCGTGACGCCGCGGTCGGTCGCCGCACTGACGGTGGCCTGGACCTCGCTGGGCAGCTCGCTGACGGCCACCCCGAGGCGAAGGACGTCGAGAGAGCTCCGATCAGGATCGACCCGATGAGCGCCGTGCCGAGTGACGACCCCAGGTTCTGGAAGACGCCCTGCAGACCGCCAGCCTCACTCGTGTCCTTCTCCTTCACGCTCGACATGTTCACGTTGCCGAGCTGGGAGGCCAGAAGGCGAGGGCGCTGCCGGCGAAGAACATGCCGATCCGAAGAGCACGCTGCGAAGGTCCTCGGTGACGGCGCCCAGCAGGAGGATGGCGCTGAGGACGAGGATCCCCTGTCCGACGCGCACGATGCGGCGCGGCGACCACTTCCGGGACAGCGCGGTCCCGACGATCGAGAACAGGATCAGGGCGACCGACAGCGGGAAGATCCTGATACCCGTCTCGAGAGCATCGAATCCCAGAGTCATCTGCAGGTACACCGGCACCATGAAGAAGAGACCGGCTGTCACGGCGTACTGCGCTCCGAGCACAGCGAGTCGCTGCGCAGCGTCTTGATCGCGAAGAGGTCGGGCTGCATCAGAGGCGGTCGACCATCGCGCAGCAGCCGACGCTGCCACCCGATGAACAGCGTGATCAGGATGACGCCGAGTGCGATGCACCAGGTCGTCAGCGAGACGCCGAGCGGCGCTATCGGGACCCCGCCGATCTCCGGCGTGTTCAGGGGGACCACCCACCCCCAGGTCTTGCTCTGCAGCATGCCGAAGACGATCAGCACGAGGCCGGCCGACGACAGCAGGACGCTGCCGCTATCGAGTCGGATGTGCTGTCGCGGCGTCGAATCCGTGATGACTCTCGCGCAGAGCACGACCAGCAGCATGATCACGACCTCGGCGACGAAGACGAAGCGCCAGCTGGAGTAGGTCGTCACCGCACCGCCGATCAGCGGCCCCGCGGCGACCGCGGCACCGGAGACCGCGCCGATCACCGCGAACGCGGTGACGCGCTCGCGACCGCGGTAGTTGTCGGCGACGAGTGCGGCGATCGCGGGGATGACGAGCACGGCGCCCAACCCTTCGATGATCGACCATCCGAGGAACAGGAACCCCACCGTCGGGCTCAGCGCGGTGATCAACGACCCCGCGGCGTAGATGCACGAGCCGATCACGAAGGCGCGGCGGCGACCCCAGACGTCGCCGAGCTTCGCGCCGAAGAGCATGAACGCGGCATGGTCAAGGTGAAGAAGGTGATCGCGGCCTGCATCGCGGTGACCGACGTGTCGAGCTCGACCACGACGGTGGAGATCGACACGTTCATGACCGTGCCGTCGAGCACCATCACGAACTGGCGCGGCGCCGCAGGACAGGCGACGACCCGCCGCCCACATCTCGTCCGACGACACCGCGCTGCGGCCCGCGAGGGGCTGTCCGGGATCGCGACGCGCGCTGATGCGACGCCGCGAGCCGTGTCGGGTCGTGCAGAGCAAGAGAGCCTCGTCCGGCCGCTCCCTCGGCGCCGCGCAGTTCGTGACTGGTGCCGACGGCACGGCTCGATGCCAACGATGTCGATCTCCACCGTCGTCGGTCGAGCTCCGACACCGTCGGTCACCGCGATGCAGGCCGAGCGATCACCTTCTATCACCTTGCCATGCGCCGCGTTCACGCTCTCGGCGCGCGCTCGCCGACGTTCTGGGCGTCGCCGCCGCGCCAGTTCGTGATTCGCGGCTCGTGCATATCTACGCCGCGGCGCGTCGCCTTCGATCACGCGCGCTGCAGCCCCGATCGGTGGGGTTCTACGCTGCTTCCTCGGACCTGGCGCTCGTCGATGCATCGAAGGGTTGGGCGCCGTGCTCGTCATCCCCGCGATCGCCGCACTCGTCGCCGACAACTACCGCGGTCGCGAGCGCGTCACCGCGTTCGCGGTGATCGGCGCGGTCTCCGGTGCCGCGGTCGCCGCGGGCCGCTGATCGGCGGTGCGGTGACGACCTACTCCAGCTGGCGCTTCGTCTTCGTCGCCGAGGTCGTGATCATGCTGCTGGTCGTGCTCTGCGCGAGAGTCATCACGGATTCGACGCCGCGACAGCACATCCGACTCGATAGCGGCAGCGTCCTGCTGTCGTCGGCCGGCCTCGTGCTGATCGTCTTCGGCATGCTGCAGAGCAAGACCTGGGGGTGGGTGGTCCCCCTGAACACGCCGGAGATCGGCGGGGTCCCGATAGCGCCGCTCGGCGTCTCGCTGACGACCTGGTGCATCGCACTCGGCGTCATCCTGATCACGCTGTTCATCGGGTGGCAGCGTCGGCTGCTGCGCGATGGTCGACCGCCTCTGATGCAGCCCGACCTCTTCGCGATCAAGACGCTGCGCAGCGGACTCGCTGTGCTCGGAGCGCAGTACGCCGTGACAGCCGGTCTCTTCTTCATGGTGCCGGTGTACCTGCAGATGACTCTGGGATTCGATGCTCTCGAGACGGGTATCAGGATCTTCCCGCTGTCGGTCGCCCTGATCCTGTTCTCGATCGTCGGGACCGCGCTGTCCCGGAAGTGGTCGCCGCGCCGCATCGTGCGCGTCGGACAGGGGATCCTCGTCCTCAGCGCCATCCTCCTGCTGGGCGCCGTCACCGAGGACCTTCGCAGCGTGCTCTTCGGGATCGGCATGTTCTTCGCCGGCAGCGCCCTCGGCCTTCTGGCCTCCCAGCTCGGCAACGTGAACATGTCGAGCGTGAAGGAGAAGGACACGAGTGAGGCTGGCGGTCTGCAGGGCGTCTTCCAGAACCTGGGGTCGTCACTCGGCACGGCGCTCATCGGGTCGATCCTGATCGGAGCTCTCTCGACGTCCTTCGCCTCGGGGGTGGCCGTCAGCGAGCTGCCCAGCGAGGTCCAGGCCACCGTCAGTGCGGCGACCGACCGCGGCGTCACGGTCATCCCCGCGGCGGATGTCGCTCAGCTCGGGCAGAAGCCGGCCTCACGGACGAGGAATCCGATGAGCTCGCAGAGATCTACCGCGAGTCGCAGCTCTCCTCGCTGCGGGTCGCCTTCGTCGGTCTGATCCTCATCAGCCTGCTGTCCATACTGTCTCGCGAGGGATCCCGGCGGAGTCCATGGTGCGACGGCGAACGGACACCGACGAGGTCCCTCTCCGCGACTGATCCCGCATCTCGCCGTCAGCGGGCGTCTCGCGGCGCCGCCGTGCTCTCGCGCACGATGAGCTCGGTGCCCACGAGCGGAGTCTGACCGCGCTCGCCGCCGTCGAGCTCTACCAGCAGCACATCGACCGCCAGGGCTCCGACCCGCTCGGGATGCTGCTGCACCGTGGTCAGCGGCGGCCACAGCTGCGCGGCATCCGGCAGTCCGTCGAACCCGACCACGCTGACGTCCCCGGGATGTCCTTCCCAGCCTCGCGGAAGGCCCGCACCACCCCGATCGCCATCTGATCGTTGGCGGCGAACACCGCGGTCACGCTGTCGTCCTCGCGGAGGCGGAGACCCGCACGGTATCCGGACTCGGCGGACCAGTCCCCCTGCAGCGGCTCGGGTGCGGCGAGTCCGCGCGACTCGAGCGTCAGCCGCCACGACTCGCGTCGTCGCTCGGCGGAGTACGACTTCGCAGGTCCCGCGACGTGCCAGACCGTCTCGTGTCCGAGGTCGAGCAGATGCTCGGTCGCGAGTCGCGCTCCCTGGGCCTGATCCGTGTCGACGAACGGATGCGCCGCGCCGCGGTTCGAGTCGACCAGCACGACGGGCAATCCGTCGGGGATCTCGACCTCGGCCTCGTCGAGCTGATGCGCCTCGATCACGATGATGATGCCGTCGACCGCATGCTCCTCGAGTCGCCGGAACGCCCGGCGACGGTGTCGCGGGCGCTCGACTCGACCGGGATGAGCGTGAGGGCGTAGCCATCTGCGAGGCGCGCACGGCGATCGCGTCGAGCGTGCGCTGGTTGCCGTAGGAGCTGAAGGAGAACATGATGACGCCGATCGCACGGAAGCGCCCGGAGCGCAGTGCTCGCGCCGCGCTGTTCGGCCGGTAGCCGAGACGCTGCATGGCGACCTCGACGCGCTCTCTGGTCGCCGCTCCGACATAGCCCCGCGCGTTCACGACCCGCGAGACGGTCTGCCCGGAGACGCCGGCCTCGCGGGCGACGTCCTCCATCGAGGGGTCACGCCGTCGCTGCGGCGGCTCTGCCGGCTGTTCCGAAGTCACGATCAATCATCCATTCATGTGTTGACGTTGACACACTAGCAGCGCATCGAATATGTTGACGTTGACACACGGCGCCGTGAGCGCTCGATCTCTAAGAAGGTTCTCGTCGATGACGACTCAAGATTCCACCGCCCTGGCGGACCACGGCATCCGCCGGCACGAGAAGCGCGACTGGAGAGGATGGGCCTTCGTCGGCCGTTCA
Encoded here:
- a CDS encoding LacI family DNA-binding transcriptional regulator, which translates into the protein MTSEQPAEPPQRRRDPSMEDVAREAGVSGQTVSRVVNARGYVGAATRERVEVAMQRLGYRPNSAARALRSGRFRAIGVIMFSFSSYGNQRTLDAIAVRASQMGYALTLIPVESSARDTVAGAFRRLEEHAVDGIIIVIEAHQLDEAEVEIPDGLPVVLVDSNRGAAHPFVDTDQAQGARLATEHLLDLGHETVWHVAGPAKSYSAERRRESWRLTLESRGLAAPEPLQGDWSAESGYRAGLRLREDDSVTAVFAANDQMAIGVVRAFREAGKDIPGDVSVVGFDGLPDAAQLWPPLTTVQQHPERVGALAVDVLL
- a CDS encoding MFS transporter → MLGAQYAVTAGLFFMVPVYLQMTLGFDALETGIRIFPLSVALILFSIVGTALSRKWSPRRIVRVGQGILVLSAILLLGAVTEDLRSVLFGSACSSPAAPSPSGLPARQREHVEREGEGHE
- a CDS encoding MFS transporter, which gives rise to MLFGAKLGDVWGRRRAFVIGSCIYAAGSLITALSPTVGFLFLGWSIIEGLGAVLVIPAIAALVADNYRGRERVTAFAVIGAVSGAAVAAGPLIGGAVTTYSSWRFVFVAEVVIMLLVVLCARVITDSTPRQHIRLDSGSVLLSSAGLVLIVFGMLQSKTWGWVVPLNTPEIGGVPIAPLGVSLTTWCIALGVILITLFIGWQRRLLRDGRPPLMQPDLFAIKTLRSDSLCSERSTP
- a CDS encoding MFS transporter, translating into MTTYSSWRFVFVAEVVIMLLVVLCARVITDSTPRQHIRLDSGSVLLSSAGLVLIVFGMLQSKTWGWVVPLNTPEIGGVPIAPLGVSLTTWCIALGVILITLFIGWQRRLLRDGRPPLMQPDLFAIKTLRSGLAVLGAQYAVTAGLFFMVPVYLQMTLGFDALETGIRIFPLSVALILFSIVGTALSRKWSPRRIVRVGQGILVLSAILLLGAVTEDLRSVLFGIGMFFAGSALGLLASQLGNVNMSSVKEKDTSEAGGLQGVFQNLGSSLGTALIGSILIGALSTSFASGVAVSELPSEVQATVSAATDRGVTVIPAADVAQLGQKPASRTRNPMSSQRSTASRSSPRCGSPSSV